One genomic segment of Desulforamulus reducens MI-1 includes these proteins:
- the carB gene encoding carbamoyl-phosphate synthase large subunit, with protein sequence MPKRTDINKILIIGSGPIIIGQACEFDYSGTQACKALRNLGYQIVLVNSNPATIMTDPGIADATYVEPLNVKSLTEIIVKERPDAVLPNLGGQTALNLCSELNQSGILNQYGVKVIGVQIDAIERGEDRIAFKETMSRLGIEMPRSQAAYSVEEAEKIAQELGYPVVIRPAYTMGGTGGGLVYNVEELRTIANRGIASSMVGQILVEESVLGWEELELEVVRDSKNQMITVCFIENIDAVGVHTGDSFCAAPMLTISQELQQRLQKYSYAVVEAIEVIGGTNVQFAHDPKTGRVVIIEINPRTSRSSALASKATGFPIAYVSALLAAGLTLDEIPYWRDGSLEKYTPSGDYVVIKFARWAFEKFPGAQDKLGTQMRAVGEVMSIGKNYKEALQKAIRSLEINRYGLGFAKNFNQYSLDELLSMLTEPTSERQFIMYEALRKGAPVDQLYKMTHIKPYFIEQMKELVLLEEEILKYKGGKVPNDLLIKAKKDGFADRYLAMLLNLAEAEIRKARAGLGIVEGWEAVPVSGVENASYYFSTYNAPDKTSVSDKPKVMILGGGPNRIGQGIEFDYCCVHTAFALKELGYETVMVNCNPETVSTDYDTSDKLYFEPLTVEDVLSIYQKEKPLGVIVQFGGQTPLNIARELEQAGVKILGTSQETIDLAEDRDRFNSMMQKLGIPMPESGMAVNIEEAIDISKKIGYPLMVRPSYVLGGRGMEIVHDEDMLRRYMAAAVGVTPERPILVDRFLGHAIEAEADAISDGKDAFVPTVMEHIEYAGVHSGDSACVIPPVSISEEHLNTIVDYTKKIAKEMQVVGLMNMQYAIADDRVYVLEANPRASRTVPLVSKVCNIPMARIATEIIMADYAGKKYPMGSLINKKIPHYGVKEAVLPFNMFPEVDPVLGPEMRSTGEVLGMADSFELAYYKAQEATQVSLPTSGTVLISVNDNDKSDVLEAAREFSKIGFKIRATEGTCKFLEINGVDCEKIKKVFEGRPNIADSIANKEINLIINTPRTKLSELDDSYIRKIAIKHKVPYITTMTAALASAKGIAAYIENSLSESKKKSLQEYHSDITTLNIPG encoded by the coding sequence ATGCCGAAAAGAACAGACATAAACAAGATTCTCATTATTGGGTCCGGTCCTATTATTATTGGTCAGGCCTGTGAATTTGACTATTCTGGAACGCAAGCCTGCAAGGCCCTAAGAAATCTAGGTTATCAGATCGTTTTGGTTAATTCCAATCCAGCTACAATTATGACTGACCCAGGAATTGCAGATGCAACCTACGTGGAGCCTCTAAACGTCAAAAGTCTTACCGAAATCATCGTAAAGGAAAGACCGGATGCTGTTCTGCCAAATTTAGGTGGACAGACAGCCCTTAACCTTTGCTCAGAGCTTAACCAAAGTGGTATCTTAAATCAATATGGAGTTAAAGTTATTGGTGTTCAGATAGACGCCATAGAACGTGGCGAGGACCGTATTGCCTTTAAAGAAACCATGAGTAGACTTGGTATCGAAATGCCTCGTAGCCAAGCAGCCTATAGTGTTGAGGAGGCTGAAAAAATAGCCCAAGAGCTTGGCTATCCGGTTGTTATCAGACCCGCCTATACTATGGGTGGTACCGGAGGGGGTCTTGTCTATAATGTCGAAGAGCTTAGGACCATTGCTAATCGCGGTATCGCTTCCAGCATGGTAGGACAAATTCTAGTTGAAGAATCCGTACTCGGTTGGGAGGAACTTGAGCTTGAGGTTGTAAGAGACAGTAAAAACCAGATGATTACTGTTTGTTTTATCGAAAATATTGATGCAGTGGGGGTACATACCGGTGACTCCTTCTGTGCTGCCCCTATGCTTACCATCAGCCAGGAACTGCAGCAGCGATTACAAAAGTACTCCTATGCAGTTGTGGAAGCCATAGAGGTTATTGGGGGCACCAATGTTCAGTTCGCCCATGATCCTAAAACAGGCAGGGTTGTCATTATCGAAATAAACCCACGTACTTCCCGTTCCTCGGCACTGGCTTCCAAGGCTACTGGCTTCCCGATCGCTTATGTATCTGCCCTACTTGCGGCTGGTCTTACACTTGATGAAATTCCTTACTGGAGGGATGGAAGTCTAGAAAAATACACTCCTTCAGGAGATTATGTGGTTATTAAATTTGCCCGCTGGGCCTTTGAAAAGTTCCCTGGTGCCCAGGACAAACTAGGGACTCAGATGCGTGCAGTTGGCGAGGTTATGAGCATTGGTAAAAACTATAAGGAAGCTTTACAAAAGGCCATTCGTTCGCTGGAAATCAATCGTTACGGCTTGGGTTTCGCTAAGAATTTTAACCAGTATTCCCTTGATGAATTGCTCTCCATGCTTACTGAACCCACCAGTGAGCGCCAGTTTATCATGTATGAGGCCCTGCGTAAGGGTGCTCCAGTGGATCAGCTATATAAGATGACCCATATTAAACCATATTTTATTGAGCAAATGAAAGAGCTTGTTCTTCTGGAAGAGGAAATACTAAAGTATAAGGGTGGTAAAGTTCCGAATGATCTGTTAATAAAGGCTAAAAAAGATGGTTTTGCTGACCGTTATTTAGCAATGCTTTTAAACTTAGCTGAAGCAGAAATCCGTAAGGCAAGAGCTGGTTTGGGTATTGTAGAGGGCTGGGAAGCAGTTCCTGTAAGCGGGGTTGAAAATGCATCCTACTATTTTTCAACCTACAACGCTCCAGATAAAACTTCAGTAAGCGACAAGCCAAAGGTGATGATTCTTGGAGGAGGTCCTAACAGAATTGGTCAGGGAATTGAGTTTGACTACTGCTGTGTTCATACAGCCTTTGCTCTAAAAGAGCTAGGCTATGAAACAGTTATGGTTAACTGCAATCCGGAAACTGTTTCCACTGACTATGATACATCTGATAAGCTGTACTTTGAACCACTTACAGTGGAAGATGTTTTAAGCATTTATCAGAAGGAAAAGCCACTGGGTGTAATCGTTCAGTTTGGTGGTCAGACTCCCCTCAATATTGCAAGGGAACTCGAACAGGCCGGTGTAAAAATCCTTGGAACTTCCCAAGAAACCATTGACTTGGCGGAGGACCGTGATAGGTTCAACAGCATGATGCAGAAGCTGGGTATTCCCATGCCGGAGTCAGGTATGGCAGTCAATATCGAGGAAGCCATTGACATCTCTAAGAAAATTGGTTATCCATTAATGGTTCGTCCGTCCTATGTTTTGGGTGGCCGGGGTATGGAAATCGTACATGATGAGGATATGCTCCGCAGGTATATGGCAGCTGCAGTAGGAGTTACTCCTGAAAGACCAATTCTTGTAGATAGGTTCCTGGGACATGCCATTGAAGCAGAGGCGGACGCAATTTCCGATGGGAAAGATGCCTTTGTTCCGACAGTCATGGAGCATATTGAATATGCTGGTGTTCACTCAGGAGATTCAGCCTGTGTAATTCCACCCGTAAGTATATCAGAGGAACACCTTAACACCATTGTGGATTATACCAAGAAGATTGCTAAAGAAATGCAGGTTGTCGGCCTTATGAATATGCAGTATGCAATAGCCGACGACAGGGTTTATGTGTTGGAAGCCAATCCAAGAGCATCCAGAACGGTTCCTCTTGTCTCAAAGGTATGCAATATCCCCATGGCTCGCATAGCAACAGAAATAATCATGGCTGACTACGCCGGAAAAAAATACCCCATGGGTAGCCTTATTAATAAAAAAATCCCCCATTATGGGGTGAAAGAAGCAGTTCTACCCTTTAATATGTTCCCTGAGGTGGACCCGGTTTTAGGTCCGGAAATGCGCTCCACTGGAGAAGTATTGGGAATGGCAGATTCTTTCGAGCTTGCATACTATAAGGCTCAGGAAGCAACACAGGTGTCACTGCCTACCTCGGGAACTGTGCTTATTAGCGTAAACGATAATGATAAATCTGATGTTCTTGAGGCAGCAAGGGAATTTTCAAAAATCGGCTTTAAAATCAGAGCAACAGAAGGAACCTGCAAATTCCTTGAGATAAATGGAGTCGACTGTGAGAAGATTAAAAAGGTCTTTGAAGGACGTCCCAATATAGCAGATAGCATTGCAAATAAGGAAATAAATCTTATAATCAACACACCACGGACTAAACTCAGTGAACTTGATGATTCCTATATCCGTAAAATAGCCATCAAGCATAAGGTTCCATATATCACCACCATGACTGCAGCCTTGGCAAGTGCAAAGGGTATTGCAGCCTATATAGAAAATAGTTTGTCAGAGTCTAAGAAAAAATCCTTACAAGAATATCACTCAGATATTACTACACTAAATATCCCAGGCTAG
- a CDS encoding amino acid ABC transporter ATP-binding protein, with the protein MEKVIDIQHLSKSFGTHEVLKDINFSVNKGEVVCIIGSSGSGKSTLLRCVNLLEKPSGGQIIYNGENILDDKHDIYAYRTKLGMVFQQFNLFNNHNVLNNCVVGQIKVLKRSREEAEKVAMKYLKVVEMDKFVNAKPKQLSGGQKQRVAIARALSMEPDVMLFDEPTSALDPEMVGEVLKVMKELAETGLTMLIVTHEMGFAKEVSDRVVFMDKGVIAEEGSPQQIFNNPSQERTREFLKRTLNQM; encoded by the coding sequence ATGGAAAAAGTAATTGATATTCAGCATTTAAGCAAATCCTTTGGAACCCATGAAGTATTAAAAGACATTAATTTTTCGGTTAATAAAGGAGAAGTTGTCTGTATCATCGGTTCATCGGGATCTGGCAAATCAACTCTTCTTCGTTGTGTTAATCTTTTAGAAAAACCAAGTGGTGGTCAGATTATTTATAATGGAGAAAATATATTAGATGATAAGCATGATATCTATGCCTACCGTACAAAGTTAGGTATGGTATTCCAGCAATTTAACTTGTTTAATAATCACAATGTGTTAAACAACTGTGTCGTAGGACAAATAAAAGTACTAAAACGTTCCAGAGAAGAAGCCGAAAAGGTAGCTATGAAGTATTTAAAAGTTGTTGAAATGGATAAGTTTGTTAACGCAAAACCTAAACAGTTATCAGGTGGTCAAAAACAACGTGTAGCTATTGCAAGAGCACTTTCTATGGAACCAGATGTGATGTTGTTTGATGAACCAACATCAGCCCTTGACCCGGAGATGGTAGGAGAAGTTCTCAAGGTTATGAAGGAACTTGCTGAAACTGGTCTTACCATGTTAATCGTAACTCATGAAATGGGGTTTGCCAAAGAAGTATCTGACCGTGTGGTATTTATGGATAAAGGAGTTATTGCAGAAGAAGGAAGTCCACAGCAAATCTTCAATAATCCTTCACAAGAACGAACAAGGGAATTCTTAAAACGTACCTTGAATCAGATGTAA
- a CDS encoding amino acid ABC transporter permease, protein MTFEWIVKIISDYGPMFIRGAGVTLLISIIGTIVGFIIGLLVGIIRTIPMPERGGKRVTIKIINAILSAYIEFFRGTPMIVQAMVIYYGSALAFGVDMNRLVAAIFIVSINTGAYMSEIVRGGIISIDKGQFEAAHAIGMNHVQTMFNVIIPQVIRNILPATGNEFIINIKDTSVLNVISVTELFFQTKSVAGNNFRYFESFFVACIIYFIMTYTVTRILRYFERKLDGPDDYILCGNQMQLERPEDMLRKTKNN, encoded by the coding sequence ATGACCTTTGAGTGGATAGTAAAAATTATTTCAGACTACGGTCCAATGTTCATTCGTGGTGCTGGTGTGACACTCTTAATTTCTATCATTGGTACTATTGTGGGTTTTATCATCGGTTTATTAGTAGGAATTATACGTACTATTCCAATGCCTGAACGCGGTGGCAAAAGAGTCACTATTAAAATTATTAATGCAATCTTATCTGCTTATATAGAATTCTTCCGTGGCACACCAATGATTGTACAAGCCATGGTAATTTATTATGGTTCCGCTTTAGCATTTGGCGTGGATATGAATCGGTTAGTTGCAGCAATCTTTATCGTATCTATTAATACAGGGGCGTACATGTCAGAAATTGTTCGTGGTGGTATTATTTCTATCGATAAAGGACAATTTGAAGCAGCTCATGCAATAGGTATGAATCACGTTCAAACGATGTTTAATGTTATAATACCACAAGTAATTCGTAATATTTTACCAGCAACAGGCAATGAATTTATTATCAATATCAAAGATACCTCTGTACTTAACGTAATATCTGTAACGGAATTATTTTTCCAAACAAAATCAGTTGCAGGAAACAACTTCAGGTATTTTGAATCATTCTTTGTTGCCTGTATTATTTATTTTATCATGACCTATACAGTAACAAGAATTTTACGTTATTTTGAAAGGAAATTAGATGGTCCAGATGATTACATTTTGTGTGGTAATCAAATGCAATTAGAAAGACCTGAAGATATGCTGCGTAAGACAAAAAATAATTAG
- a CDS encoding transporter substrate-binding domain-containing protein gives MKKKISILIAMSLAVMLLLTGCGSGGSSETKKEKTGGTFKVGLECGYAPFNWTQMDDSNGAVKIDGNAEYAGGYDVEIAKKIAKGLGKELVIVKTEWDGLVPALTSGKIDAIIAGMSPTAERKKTIDFSDIYYKSDLVMVVKKGGKYEGAKSIQDFNGAKVTAQLNTFHYTVIDQIKGVAKQPAMDNFPAMRVALESGIIDGYVSERPEGVSASTANPNFAMVEFKEGFTTSDDDTAIAVGIAKGSELTEQINKILAGISEEERTQIMDSAIKNQPAAK, from the coding sequence ATGAAGAAAAAAATTTCAATATTAATCGCAATGTCTCTTGCAGTCATGTTGCTATTAACAGGATGTGGATCAGGTGGTAGTTCAGAAACAAAAAAAGAAAAAACAGGTGGAACATTTAAGGTAGGTCTTGAGTGTGGATATGCACCATTCAACTGGACTCAAATGGATGATTCCAATGGCGCAGTTAAAATTGATGGCAATGCTGAATATGCAGGTGGCTATGATGTAGAAATTGCTAAAAAGATTGCCAAAGGTCTAGGAAAAGAATTAGTTATTGTAAAAACTGAATGGGATGGCCTTGTTCCAGCATTAACTTCAGGTAAAATTGATGCAATTATCGCAGGTATGTCACCAACTGCAGAACGTAAAAAAACAATCGACTTCTCAGATATCTACTATAAATCTGATTTAGTTATGGTTGTTAAAAAAGGTGGCAAGTATGAAGGAGCTAAATCTATCCAAGATTTCAATGGAGCAAAAGTAACTGCTCAATTAAATACTTTCCACTATACAGTAATCGATCAAATTAAAGGTGTTGCCAAACAACCAGCTATGGATAACTTTCCAGCAATGAGAGTGGCTCTTGAATCAGGTATTATTGATGGATACGTCTCAGAACGTCCAGAAGGCGTTAGTGCTTCAACGGCTAACCCAAACTTTGCCATGGTAGAATTTAAAGAAGGCTTTACTACATCAGATGACGATACTGCAATTGCTGTAGGTATTGCAAAAGGTAGTGAATTAACTGAACAAATTAATAAGATCCTGGCAGGTATCTCTGAGGAAGAACGTACACAAATTATGGATAGTGCCATCAAGAATCAACCGGCAGCTAAATAA
- a CDS encoding ABC transporter ATP-binding protein, protein MLKVEDVHVYYGAIHAIKGISLEVPQGQIVTLIGANGAGKTSTLNTICGFIKPKTGKIFFEGKDITNLATQDIVKQGLTQVPEGRRIFANMPIYENLELGAYLNRNKKEVAQRMEKVYAKFPRLLERKNQLAGSLSGGEQQMLAMGRALMSNPRLLLLDEPSMGLSPILVKEIFSIIKELNEQGTTILLVEQNAKMALSIAHKGYVVETGRIVLAGEAKELLESPEVKKAYLGG, encoded by the coding sequence ATGCTCAAAGTTGAAGATGTACACGTATATTACGGTGCAATACATGCCATTAAGGGTATTTCCCTGGAGGTACCTCAAGGTCAAATCGTTACACTTATAGGTGCTAATGGAGCAGGAAAAACATCTACCCTTAATACAATTTGCGGCTTTATAAAACCTAAAACAGGAAAAATTTTTTTTGAAGGCAAAGATATTACCAACCTAGCTACTCAAGATATAGTTAAGCAAGGTTTAACTCAGGTTCCCGAGGGACGTAGAATCTTTGCCAACATGCCAATCTATGAAAACTTAGAACTGGGAGCCTATCTTAATAGAAACAAAAAAGAAGTAGCCCAAAGAATGGAGAAGGTTTATGCAAAATTCCCCAGACTGCTGGAAAGAAAAAATCAGTTAGCTGGAAGTTTATCTGGTGGTGAACAACAAATGTTGGCCATGGGACGGGCACTCATGTCTAATCCGCGCTTACTACTATTGGACGAGCCATCCATGGGTCTTTCGCCAATCCTAGTAAAAGAAATTTTTTCCATCATTAAAGAACTTAATGAACAAGGAACAACAATTTTACTAGTAGAACAAAATGCCAAGATGGCGTTATCTATAGCCCATAAAGGCTATGTAGTTGAAACTGGTAGGATTGTACTTGCTGGTGAGGCTAAAGAACTGCTTGAATCACCGGAAGTTAAAAAAGCATATCTTGGTGGGTAG
- a CDS encoding ABC transporter ATP-binding protein, translated as MALLSVSNLSISFGGLKAVSNVNFELNKNDLAGLIGPNGAGKTTLFNMLTGVYLPTSGEICLADKNLVGYKPYQINQRGIARTFQNIRLFSDLSVIDNLKIAYHSHAKYGLVSAICRLPGFYAGEKEMHEKSMDLLKIFKLDHKYDDLAKNLPYGEQRRLEIARAMACEPQVLLLDEPAAGMNPQETNDLMELIQWIRKEFDLTILLIEHDMSLVMGVCEKIYVLDYGQIIAMGTPDEIKNNHRVIEAYLGEEAS; from the coding sequence ATGGCACTTCTATCGGTCAGTAACCTGTCCATATCTTTCGGTGGCCTAAAGGCTGTATCAAATGTAAATTTTGAACTGAATAAAAATGATTTAGCAGGTCTCATTGGGCCCAACGGGGCAGGTAAAACTACACTTTTTAACATGCTTACAGGAGTATACCTGCCAACTAGCGGAGAGATTTGTTTGGCTGACAAGAATCTGGTTGGTTATAAACCTTATCAGATCAATCAGAGAGGGATCGCCCGAACCTTTCAAAATATACGACTCTTTAGTGACCTATCAGTCATTGATAACTTAAAAATAGCCTATCACAGTCATGCTAAATATGGTTTAGTCAGTGCCATCTGCAGATTGCCAGGGTTTTATGCTGGTGAAAAAGAAATGCATGAGAAATCAATGGATCTACTAAAGATTTTTAAATTAGATCATAAATATGATGATTTAGCTAAAAATCTGCCCTATGGCGAACAGAGAAGACTTGAAATTGCTCGGGCCATGGCTTGTGAGCCCCAGGTGCTTCTCCTTGATGAACCGGCGGCTGGTATGAACCCACAAGAAACCAATGATCTAATGGAACTAATTCAATGGATACGTAAGGAATTTGACCTTACCATTCTTTTGATTGAACATGATATGTCCCTAGTTATGGGTGTGTGCGAAAAAATATATGTACTGGATTACGGTCAAATCATTGCTATGGGAACTCCGGATGAGATCAAGAATAACCATCGGGTAATCGAAGCTTATCTTGGAGAGGAGGCCTCCTAA
- a CDS encoding branched-chain amino acid ABC transporter permease, whose translation MLMFKRNLGKQIVIFMALLAIWGSVYLLIQTGIINPFYELNLILIGINIILAVSLNLINGFNGQFSIGHAGFMAIGAYGAAIITIKAGLPFPVALLFGAVVAGIFGILVGLPTLRLRGDYLAIATLGFGEIIRGVIVNIDYIGGAYGLSGIPKMANWTWVFWLTVLTVVIITNFINSTHGRATVSIRENEIAAEAMGINTTKYKVMAFTIGSFFAGLAGGLHAHYFYTIQPGTFNFLKSFDILVMVVLGGQGSITGSIIAAIGLTILSASLQSLVSLRLVIYALLLIIIMIFRPQGLMGTKEFSLSVFGEKSKDKGEKQHGTSIGQ comes from the coding sequence ATGTTGATGTTTAAGCGAAATCTAGGCAAACAAATTGTTATTTTTATGGCCTTGCTGGCTATTTGGGGTAGCGTTTATTTATTAATCCAAACCGGCATTATCAATCCCTTTTATGAACTTAACCTAATATTAATCGGTATCAATATTATTCTAGCGGTGAGCCTAAACCTAATTAATGGTTTTAACGGACAGTTTTCCATCGGTCACGCTGGTTTTATGGCTATCGGAGCCTATGGGGCAGCTATTATTACTATCAAAGCAGGACTACCCTTCCCTGTGGCTCTTTTATTTGGGGCAGTTGTTGCAGGAATTTTCGGTATTCTGGTTGGTCTGCCTACCTTGCGTCTACGGGGTGACTACTTAGCAATTGCTACCCTTGGTTTTGGAGAAATTATTCGCGGTGTCATTGTTAATATTGACTACATCGGCGGTGCCTATGGCCTTTCCGGCATCCCTAAAATGGCTAATTGGACTTGGGTGTTCTGGTTAACTGTATTAACGGTAGTAATTATTACCAACTTTATAAATTCCACCCACGGCAGGGCAACTGTATCCATTAGGGAGAATGAGATTGCCGCCGAGGCCATGGGCATAAATACCACTAAATACAAGGTTATGGCTTTTACCATTGGTTCATTTTTTGCTGGTCTTGCTGGAGGATTACATGCCCATTATTTCTATACCATTCAGCCGGGTACATTTAACTTCCTTAAATCCTTTGATATTTTGGTAATGGTTGTTTTGGGTGGGCAAGGTAGTATTACTGGTTCGATTATCGCTGCCATTGGCCTTACTATTTTATCGGCCTCTCTACAAAGTCTGGTTTCTCTACGTTTGGTTATTTACGCCTTGTTATTGATTATCATTATGATATTTAGACCCCAAGGTCTCATGGGCACCAAGGAATTTAGTTTGAGTGTGTTTGGCGAAAAATCGAAGGATAAGGGGGAGAAACAGCATGGCACTTCTATCGGTCAGTAA
- a CDS encoding branched-chain amino acid ABC transporter permease: MEVFFQQLINGISLGSIYALIALGYTMVYGIVQLINFAHGDIYMVGAYLGFFATAILGWSFIPALLLAMIVCAILGVVIEKLAYKPLRNSPRIAALITAIGVSLFLEYGMMLLVKPDVRTFPQVLSEVQYKLFGNLVITNRQIIILVITVVLMLLLQYIVHKTRMGKAMRAVSYDKQAAQLMGINVNNTISFTFAIGSSLAAAAGVLVGIYYNAINPLMGIMPGLKAFVAAVLGGIGIIPGAMAGGFLLGIVEAMVSGYGKSLYRDPAAFIILIIILIVLPAGLFGKNVREKV; the protein is encoded by the coding sequence TTGGAAGTTTTTTTTCAACAATTGATTAACGGTATATCCCTAGGGAGCATCTATGCCCTCATAGCACTGGGCTATACCATGGTCTATGGTATAGTTCAATTAATAAACTTTGCCCATGGTGATATTTATATGGTGGGTGCCTACCTTGGCTTCTTTGCCACAGCCATCCTAGGTTGGTCTTTTATACCTGCATTATTATTGGCCATGATTGTCTGTGCTATTCTAGGGGTCGTCATAGAAAAGCTAGCCTATAAACCGCTGCGTAATTCACCTAGAATTGCCGCCTTAATTACCGCCATTGGTGTTTCATTATTTCTAGAGTATGGCATGATGTTGCTAGTAAAACCAGATGTTCGTACCTTTCCCCAGGTGTTATCTGAAGTGCAATATAAGCTGTTTGGTAATTTGGTAATTACAAACAGACAAATAATTATTTTAGTTATTACAGTTGTTCTAATGCTGTTATTACAGTACATCGTTCACAAAACCAGAATGGGGAAAGCAATGCGTGCAGTTTCCTATGATAAACAAGCAGCGCAGTTAATGGGTATCAACGTTAATAATACAATTTCCTTTACCTTTGCCATAGGTTCCTCCTTGGCAGCTGCAGCAGGTGTATTGGTAGGCATTTACTACAATGCCATTAACCCGTTAATGGGTATTATGCCAGGTTTAAAGGCCTTCGTAGCTGCTGTTTTAGGTGGCATTGGCATCATCCCCGGAGCTATGGCTGGTGGATTTTTGTTGGGTATTGTGGAGGCCATGGTCAGCGGTTATGGTAAATCCTTGTACCGTGATCCTGCTGCCTTCATCATTCTAATTATTATCCTCATAGTCTTGCCCGCCGGCTTGTTTGGCAAGAATGTCCGGGAGAAAGTGTAG
- a CDS encoding ABC transporter substrate-binding protein has protein sequence MKKHFRLAALLVALVMLAGLVSGCGGGGEEKKAADANEIVIGGNLELSGPVATFGTAMKNGAEMYFEEVNAAGGVLGKKIKFNVMDNKSDATEAANVATRLITQDKVVAVMGAATSGNTMGFMQVATDNKVPIITPSGTALEVTVDPNTKKVRDYVFRTCFIDPFQGIVMANFATNDLKAKTAVLYVDNQSPYAKGLAQFFKDSFIKQGGKIVGEEAFMPEDQDFKATLTKIKGLNPDVIYVPAYYEPVGKIVKQGREIGITVPFLGGDGWDSPKLPEIAGGAALNNTYFSNHYSSQKDDPEIKGFVEKYQAKFGQVPDTFAALGYDTAVLLVDAIKRSEDASPEKIKEALANAKDVQAITGKLSFDENHNPIKGAVILEMKDGKQVYKTYVQP, from the coding sequence ATGAAAAAACATTTTAGATTAGCCGCCTTGCTAGTAGCCCTAGTCATGCTAGCCGGATTGGTTAGTGGATGTGGCGGCGGCGGAGAAGAAAAGAAAGCAGCCGATGCCAATGAAATCGTCATTGGTGGTAACCTTGAATTGAGCGGTCCTGTTGCTACCTTCGGTACAGCCATGAAAAATGGCGCCGAGATGTATTTTGAAGAAGTAAATGCTGCTGGTGGAGTTCTTGGAAAGAAAATTAAGTTTAATGTTATGGATAATAAATCAGATGCAACAGAAGCTGCGAACGTAGCAACTCGCTTAATTACCCAAGACAAAGTAGTAGCAGTAATGGGTGCTGCAACTTCCGGCAATACCATGGGTTTTATGCAAGTGGCTACAGATAACAAAGTTCCCATTATCACTCCCTCTGGTACTGCCTTGGAAGTAACCGTTGATCCTAACACTAAAAAGGTTCGCGACTATGTTTTTCGTACCTGCTTTATCGATCCTTTCCAAGGCATTGTAATGGCTAACTTTGCCACTAACGATTTGAAAGCTAAGACAGCTGTTCTTTATGTTGATAACCAGTCTCCCTATGCCAAAGGTCTGGCCCAGTTCTTTAAAGATTCCTTCATTAAACAAGGTGGCAAAATTGTTGGTGAGGAAGCCTTTATGCCAGAAGACCAAGATTTTAAAGCAACTTTAACAAAAATAAAAGGTTTAAATCCAGATGTAATCTATGTTCCTGCTTATTATGAGCCAGTAGGTAAGATCGTTAAGCAAGGTAGAGAAATTGGTATTACAGTTCCCTTCCTGGGTGGCGACGGTTGGGATTCTCCTAAATTACCGGAAATTGCTGGTGGTGCAGCCCTAAACAATACCTATTTTAGCAATCACTATTCATCTCAGAAAGATGACCCTGAAATTAAAGGTTTTGTCGAAAAATATCAAGCAAAATTTGGCCAAGTTCCCGATACTTTTGCAGCCCTTGGTTATGATACTGCCGTATTATTGGTAGATGCCATCAAGCGTTCCGAAGACGCATCTCCTGAGAAAATAAAAGAAGCACTGGCCAATGCCAAGGATGTGCAAGCTATAACTGGAAAACTGTCATTTGATGAGAACCATAACCCCATAAAAGGTGCTGTTATCCTAGAAATGAAAGATGGCAAACAAGTCTATAAAACCTACGTACAACCTTAA
- a CDS encoding transposase, with amino-acid sequence MAKQYSSEFKMEAIKRVESSEGSIASVAKELGVNTNTLHGWLKKIS; translated from the coding sequence ATGGCAAAGCAATATAGTTCAGAATTCAAAATGGAAGCCATTAAACGGGTGGAATCCTCTGAAGGTTCCATAGCCTCGGTTGCAAAAGAGTTAGGTGTAAACACTAACACGCTACATGGTTGGTTAAAAAAAATTTCGTGA